A stretch of the bacterium genome encodes the following:
- a CDS encoding nucleoside deaminase has protein sequence MDDESLIKEALHEARSAFAEGEVPIGAVVARDGQILGRGHNSKENLCDPTAHAEILALRQAAQFTGSWRLTGSTLYATAEPCLMCLGAALQARVGTIVFGCEEPKFGAVRLLARDSIVKAGNHALIVRGGVLAQECAEILRDFFETRRP, from the coding sequence AGCCTTACACGAGGCACGGAGTGCATTCGCGGAGGGTGAGGTCCCGATAGGCGCCGTCGTGGCAAGGGACGGCCAGATTCTGGGTCGTGGCCATAATTCCAAGGAGAATCTCTGTGACCCCACAGCGCACGCGGAGATACTGGCGCTTCGTCAGGCCGCCCAGTTCACCGGCAGTTGGCGGCTGACAGGCTCGACTCTATATGCGACTGCCGAGCCGTGCCTCATGTGCCTCGGTGCGGCGCTTCAGGCAAGGGTGGGCACGATAGTCTTTGGCTGCGAGGAGCCGAAGTTCGGGGCGGTCCGGCTGCTTGCCCGGGACAGTATTGTCAAGGCCGGCAATCACGCGCTTATCGTGCGGGGTGGCGTTCTTGCGCAGGAGTGTGCAGAGATACTCCGCGACTTCTTCGAGACTAGAAGGCCGTGA